A section of the Streptomyces sp. CG1 genome encodes:
- a CDS encoding proline racemase family protein has translation MRSKLVLHAVDSHTEGMPTRVITGGIGTVPGATMNERRLYFREHRDGIKQLLMNEPRGHSAMSGAILQPPSRPDCDWGVLYIEVSGYLPMCGHGTIGVATVLVETGMVEVVEPVTTIRLDTPAGLVVAEVAVENGAARNVTLKNVPSFAVAVDRKIALPDGRTVTYDLAYGGNFYAILPLDAFALPFDRARKDDILAAGLSLMAAINAEAEPVHPEDPSIRGCHHVHLYAPGATARHSRHAMVIHPGWFDRSPCGTGTSARMAQLHARGELPLHTEFVNESFIGTRFTGRLLGTTEVAGVPAVLPSFTGRAWITGTAQYLLDPTDPFPEGFVL, from the coding sequence ATGCGCAGCAAGCTCGTCCTGCACGCCGTCGACTCGCACACCGAGGGCATGCCGACCCGGGTGATCACCGGCGGGATCGGCACCGTACCGGGTGCGACGATGAACGAACGGCGGCTGTACTTCCGTGAACACCGCGACGGCATCAAGCAGTTGCTGATGAACGAACCGCGCGGGCACTCCGCGATGAGCGGTGCGATCCTCCAGCCGCCGAGCCGTCCCGACTGCGACTGGGGTGTCCTCTACATCGAGGTCTCCGGCTATCTGCCGATGTGCGGGCACGGCACCATCGGGGTCGCCACCGTGCTGGTGGAGACCGGCATGGTGGAGGTCGTGGAGCCGGTGACCACGATCCGGCTCGACACCCCGGCGGGGCTGGTGGTCGCCGAGGTGGCGGTGGAGAACGGGGCCGCGCGGAACGTGACCCTGAAGAACGTGCCGTCGTTCGCCGTCGCCGTGGACCGCAAGATCGCCCTGCCCGACGGCCGTACGGTCACCTACGACCTCGCCTACGGCGGCAACTTCTACGCGATCCTGCCGCTCGACGCCTTCGCGCTGCCCTTCGACCGCGCCCGCAAGGACGACATCCTGGCGGCCGGCCTCTCCCTGATGGCGGCGATCAACGCCGAGGCGGAACCGGTGCACCCCGAGGACCCCTCCATCCGCGGCTGCCACCACGTCCACCTCTACGCGCCCGGCGCCACCGCACGCCACTCACGGCACGCCATGGTCATCCACCCGGGCTGGTTCGACCGCTCCCCGTGCGGCACGGGCACGAGCGCGCGCATGGCTCAACTGCACGCGCGGGGCGAACTGCCGTTGCACACCGAGTTCGTGAACGAGTCCTTCATCGGGACCCGGTTCACCGGACGCCTGCTCGGTACGACGGAGGTGGCAGGCGTCCCGGCGGTGCTGCCCAGCTTCACCGGCCGCGCGTGGATCACCGGCACCGCGCAGTATCTCCTCGACCCCACCGACCCCTTCCCGGAGGGATTCGTCCTCTAG
- a CDS encoding dihydrodipicolinate synthase family protein, which produces MTHPQNRPWRGVLVATALPLRDDLSIDYDRYAEHCSWLVANGCDGVVPNGSLGEYQVLTPEERARVVQTAVAAIGGERVMPGVAAYGSAEARRWAEQAGEAGCASVMLLPPNAYRADERSVLAHYAEVARGGLPVVAYNNPVDTKVDLVPELLARLHGEGHIHGVKEFSGDVRRAYRIAELAPELDLLIGADDVLLELAVAGAKGWVAGYPNALPRASVELYRAAVTGDLTTALPLYRQLHPLLRWDSKVEFVQAIKLSMDIAGRYGGPVRPPRVALLPEQEAQVRAATEKAVAAGLV; this is translated from the coding sequence ATGACCCATCCGCAGAACCGCCCGTGGCGCGGTGTCCTCGTCGCCACCGCGCTCCCACTGCGCGACGACCTCTCGATCGACTACGACCGATACGCCGAGCACTGCTCCTGGCTGGTGGCGAACGGCTGTGACGGCGTCGTACCCAACGGCTCGCTCGGCGAGTACCAGGTGCTCACGCCCGAGGAGCGGGCCCGGGTGGTGCAGACGGCCGTCGCGGCGATCGGCGGCGAGCGGGTGATGCCGGGCGTCGCCGCGTACGGCTCGGCGGAGGCCCGGCGCTGGGCCGAGCAGGCGGGCGAGGCGGGCTGTGCGTCGGTGATGCTGCTGCCGCCCAACGCCTACCGCGCCGACGAGCGTTCCGTCCTCGCCCACTACGCCGAGGTCGCCCGCGGGGGGCTGCCCGTGGTGGCGTACAACAACCCGGTCGACACCAAGGTCGACCTGGTGCCCGAACTCCTCGCCCGGCTGCACGGCGAGGGGCACATCCACGGCGTCAAGGAGTTCTCCGGCGACGTCCGCCGTGCCTACCGCATCGCCGAACTCGCACCGGAGCTGGACCTGTTGATCGGCGCCGACGACGTCCTGCTGGAGCTGGCGGTGGCAGGCGCCAAGGGCTGGGTGGCCGGTTACCCGAACGCGCTCCCGCGGGCCTCGGTGGAGCTGTACCGTGCCGCGGTGACCGGCGACCTCACCACCGCACTCCCCCTGTACCGGCAGCTGCACCCGCTGCTGCGCTGGGACTCGAAGGTGGAGTTCGTGCAGGCCATCAAGTTGTCCATGGACATCGCCGGGCGGTACGGCGGCCCGGTGCGCCCGCCGCGCGTGGCGCTGCTGCCCGAACAGGAGGCCCAGGTCCGGGCCGCAACCGAGAAGGCCGTCGCCGCGGGCCTCGTCTAG
- a CDS encoding FAD-dependent oxidoreductase encodes MTERAHLAVVGAGPAGLAGALAAADRGVRVTLVDAAEQAGGQFYRQPARALGARRPEALHHQWRTWERLRDGVDRHIAAGRITHLTDHHVWCVERKPGRAEHGQDPIVAPESGSFTVHALRGSAQEEGVAVRADAVLLATGGYERVLPFPGWTLPGVVTAGGAQAMLKGGLVLPGRTVVVAGTGPLLLPVATGLAAAGARVAALVESADPRALLRRAPAFAAEPGKLAEGAWYAGKLLRHGVRTLSRHIVVEAHGTDRLEAVTIATVDRSGRIRPGSARRIPCDTLAVGHGMLPHTDLAETLGCTLSEADRTAVRVDDEQRTDVPEVWAAGETTGIGGAALARAEGHIAGRSIAARLCGTAPDPRSWAAAARARTRLRTFFTALEAAYAPPAGWVERLTDDTVVCRCEEVTAGAVRTAAGSLGACDLRTVKLLTRAGMGWCQGRMCAPAVAGLTGCPLTAGRRPFARPVPLGVLAGLPDD; translated from the coding sequence ATGACTGAGCGAGCGCACCTCGCCGTCGTCGGGGCGGGCCCGGCGGGTCTCGCCGGGGCGCTGGCGGCGGCCGACCGGGGTGTACGGGTCACCCTCGTCGACGCGGCCGAGCAGGCGGGCGGCCAGTTCTACCGACAGCCCGCCCGGGCCCTCGGCGCCCGCCGCCCCGAGGCCCTGCACCACCAGTGGCGCACCTGGGAACGGCTGCGGGACGGCGTCGACCGGCACATCGCCGCCGGACGGATCACTCACCTGACGGATCACCATGTCTGGTGCGTCGAGCGGAAGCCGGGCCGCGCCGAGCACGGGCAGGACCCTATCGTCGCGCCGGAGTCCGGCTCCTTCACGGTGCACGCCCTGCGCGGCTCCGCGCAGGAGGAGGGGGTCGCCGTACGAGCCGACGCCGTGCTGCTCGCCACCGGCGGCTACGAGCGTGTGCTGCCCTTCCCTGGCTGGACACTCCCCGGTGTCGTCACCGCGGGCGGCGCACAGGCCATGCTCAAGGGCGGCCTGGTACTGCCCGGCCGTACGGTCGTGGTCGCCGGCACCGGACCCCTGCTCCTGCCGGTGGCCACGGGACTCGCCGCGGCCGGGGCGCGGGTGGCCGCGCTGGTGGAGTCGGCCGACCCCAGAGCCCTGCTGCGCCGCGCCCCGGCCTTCGCCGCAGAACCGGGCAAGCTCGCCGAAGGTGCCTGGTACGCAGGGAAGTTGCTGCGCCACGGGGTCCGCACCCTGTCCCGGCACATCGTCGTGGAGGCCCACGGCACCGACCGGCTGGAGGCGGTCACCATCGCCACCGTGGACAGGTCCGGGCGGATCAGGCCCGGCAGCGCACGCCGCATCCCCTGTGACACCCTCGCCGTCGGACACGGCATGCTGCCGCACACCGACCTCGCCGAGACGCTCGGCTGCACGCTCTCCGAAGCGGACCGCACGGCCGTACGGGTCGACGACGAGCAGCGCACCGACGTGCCCGAGGTCTGGGCGGCCGGCGAGACCACCGGCATCGGCGGCGCGGCCCTCGCACGCGCAGAGGGACACATCGCCGGCCGTTCGATCGCCGCCCGCCTGTGCGGCACCGCCCCCGACCCTCGCTCCTGGGCGGCGGCCGCCCGGGCCAGGACCCGGCTGCGGACGTTCTTCACGGCACTCGAAGCGGCGTACGCGCCGCCCGCGGGCTGGGTGGAACGGCTCACGGACGACACGGTGGTGTGCCGGTGCGAGGAGGTCACGGCAGGCGCGGTCCGCACCGCCGCAGGCTCGCTCGGCGCGTGCGATCTGCGCACCGTGAAGCTGCTCACGCGGGCCGGGATGGGCTGGTGCCAGGGCCGGATGTGCGCACCGGCGGTGGCCGGCCTGACCGGATGCCCGCTCACCGCGGGACGCCGCCCGTTCGCCCGGCCGGTACCGCTCGGCGTCCTGGCCGGCCTGCCGGACGACTGA
- a CDS encoding (2Fe-2S)-binding protein produces the protein MNPLELARARPGEAFTVTFDGRPVTALPGQTVAAALWAAGVTAWRSTRGAGRPRGVFCGIGVCFDCLVTVNGRANQRACLIPVHPGDVIRTQEGTGR, from the coding sequence GTGAATCCCCTGGAGTTGGCCCGGGCCCGGCCGGGCGAGGCCTTCACCGTCACCTTCGACGGCCGGCCCGTCACGGCCCTGCCCGGACAGACGGTCGCCGCGGCGCTGTGGGCGGCGGGCGTGACGGCCTGGCGCAGCACCCGCGGCGCCGGCCGCCCCCGCGGGGTCTTCTGCGGGATCGGGGTGTGCTTCGACTGCCTCGTGACCGTCAACGGCCGGGCAAACCAACGTGCTTGCCTGATTCCGGTCCATCCGGGCGATGTGATCCGCACACAGGAGGGGACGGGACGATGA
- a CDS encoding NAD(P)/FAD-dependent oxidoreductase has product MAKQLTCDVVVVGAGMVGAACAWYAARAGLGVRVVDRGPVAGGTTGAGEGNLLVSDKEPGPELGLALLSARLWSRLGDELGTAVEYEPKGGLVVASTPETLTALHAFAAAQRTAGVEAEPVAADELPALEPHLATGLAGGVHYPQDAQVMPALAAAHLLRASGARLHTGWTVTGVLRTADGAVAGVRTDRGDLHAPAVVNAAGTWGGDLAALAGVRLPVLPRRGFVLVTEPLPRMVRHKVYAADYVADVASDSAALRTSPVVEGTAAGPVLIGASRERVGFDPSLSLPAVRALAAGAIGLFPFLERVRALRTYAGFRPYLPDHLPAIGPDPRAPGLFHACGHEGAGIGLATGTGQLIAQTLTGKTPELDLTPFRPERFDTDGSDTDAFDAEGGNAP; this is encoded by the coding sequence GTGGCGAAGCAACTGACCTGCGACGTCGTGGTCGTGGGAGCCGGGATGGTAGGCGCGGCCTGCGCGTGGTACGCCGCACGGGCCGGCCTCGGTGTACGGGTGGTGGACCGTGGCCCGGTGGCCGGCGGCACCACCGGTGCCGGCGAGGGCAACCTGCTCGTGTCCGACAAGGAACCGGGCCCCGAACTTGGCCTCGCCCTGCTGTCGGCCCGGTTGTGGTCGCGTCTGGGCGACGAGCTGGGCACGGCCGTCGAGTACGAACCCAAGGGCGGCCTGGTGGTCGCTTCCACCCCCGAGACCCTCACCGCACTGCATGCCTTCGCCGCCGCCCAGCGGACCGCCGGAGTCGAGGCAGAACCGGTGGCGGCGGACGAACTACCCGCCCTGGAACCCCACTTGGCGACCGGCTTGGCCGGCGGGGTGCACTATCCGCAGGACGCCCAGGTCATGCCCGCCCTCGCCGCCGCCCACCTGCTCCGTGCCTCCGGCGCCCGCCTGCACACGGGCTGGACCGTCACCGGCGTACTGCGCACGGCGGACGGCGCGGTGGCAGGTGTCCGCACCGACCGGGGCGACCTGCACGCACCGGCGGTGGTGAACGCGGCCGGCACCTGGGGCGGCGACCTCGCGGCCCTTGCCGGCGTCCGGCTGCCGGTACTCCCGCGGCGCGGCTTCGTCCTGGTCACCGAGCCGCTGCCACGCATGGTCCGGCACAAGGTGTACGCCGCGGACTATGTGGCCGACGTCGCGAGCGACTCCGCCGCCCTGCGCACCTCGCCGGTGGTGGAGGGCACCGCCGCCGGGCCGGTGCTGATCGGCGCGAGCCGGGAGCGGGTCGGCTTCGACCCCTCGCTCTCGCTCCCGGCGGTACGGGCGCTCGCGGCCGGGGCGATCGGATTGTTCCCGTTCCTGGAGCGGGTGCGCGCGCTGCGGACGTACGCGGGTTTCCGGCCGTACCTGCCCGACCATCTCCCGGCGATCGGCCCGGATCCGCGCGCGCCGGGGCTGTTCCACGCCTGCGGGCACGAGGGTGCCGGCATCGGACTGGCCACGGGCACCGGGCAGTTGATCGCGCAGACGCTCACCGGAAAGACCCCGGAACTGGATCTCACGCCGTTCCGGCCGGAGCGGTTCGACACCGACGGATCCGACACCGACGCATTCGACGCCGAAGGAGGCAACGCGCCGTGA
- a CDS encoding putative leader peptide — protein MTRLETVGGRGSRMPFRAPLLTSRRHIDLLRVCSAISLHR, from the coding sequence ATGACGCGGCTCGAAACGGTCGGCGGCCGAGGGAGCCGCATGCCGTTCCGCGCACCCCTGCTCACCTCCCGCCGGCACATCGATCTGCTGCGCGTCTGCAGCGCCATCAGCCTTCACCGCTGA